Proteins encoded by one window of Fischerella sp. PCC 9605:
- the ureG gene encoding urease accessory protein UreG, with amino-acid sequence MSAFRVGVAGPVGSGKTALVDALCKAMRDRYHIAVVTNDIYTQEDAQFLVRSQALTSDRILGVETGGCPHTAIREDASMNLAAVEQLEARFPDLDLVFLESGGDNLAATFSPELVDLTIYVIDVAAGDKIPRKGGPGITKSDLLVINKIDLAPYVGADLSVMEQDAKKMRGDKPFIFTNLKTKAGLTDVIEFVTKNIC; translated from the coding sequence ATGAGTGCTTTTCGAGTCGGAGTCGCTGGGCCTGTGGGATCGGGAAAAACTGCTTTGGTGGATGCTTTATGTAAAGCAATGCGCGATCGCTATCATATTGCAGTGGTGACGAATGATATTTATACCCAGGAAGACGCACAGTTTTTGGTGCGTTCTCAAGCGTTAACTAGCGATCGCATTTTAGGTGTAGAGACTGGTGGTTGTCCTCACACTGCTATTCGAGAAGATGCTTCCATGAATTTAGCCGCAGTTGAACAACTAGAGGCGCGTTTTCCTGATTTAGATTTAGTCTTTTTAGAAAGTGGCGGCGATAATTTAGCTGCTACTTTTAGCCCCGAATTGGTAGATTTAACAATTTATGTTATCGATGTTGCCGCTGGTGATAAAATTCCTCGCAAAGGTGGCCCCGGCATTACTAAATCTGATTTATTGGTGATTAATAAAATTGATTTAGCTCCGTATGTGGGTGCAGATTTAAGTGTAATGGAACAAGATGCCAAAAAAATGCGCGGCGATAAACCCTTTATTTTTACCAATTTAAAAACAAAAGCAGGTCTGACAGATGTGATTGAGTTTGTGACTAAAAATATTTGCTAA
- a CDS encoding inositol monophosphatase family protein, translating to MTNLQIFLDIATEAALAAGGVLQAYLGKVEDAITEKGRPGDLVTVADKASEEVVLQILERHFPDHAILAEESGKLGNQENEFLWAIDPLDGTTNFAHQYPFFAVSIGLLINGVPQVGVIYDPFHDELFRAAQDLGATRNRRPMQVSETSELSKSLLVTGFAYDRRETSDNNYAEFCHLTHLTQGVRRSGAASVDLAHVACGRLDGYWERGLSPWDIAAGIIILREAGGKVTAYDGTPINLESGRILATNGYIHDSLSCELQQVPPLSAWK from the coding sequence ATGACTAATCTACAAATTTTTCTAGATATTGCCACAGAAGCGGCGCTAGCTGCTGGTGGAGTTTTGCAAGCTTACTTAGGCAAGGTAGAAGACGCAATTACTGAAAAAGGACGTCCTGGCGATCTAGTCACTGTTGCTGATAAAGCTTCCGAAGAAGTAGTGTTGCAAATTTTGGAACGTCACTTTCCCGATCACGCCATTCTCGCAGAAGAATCTGGGAAACTGGGAAATCAAGAAAATGAATTCCTCTGGGCAATCGACCCTTTAGATGGTACAACCAACTTCGCCCATCAATACCCATTTTTTGCTGTTTCCATCGGGTTGCTTATTAACGGTGTTCCGCAAGTAGGTGTTATTTATGACCCTTTTCACGATGAGCTATTCCGTGCAGCCCAAGACCTAGGTGCAACACGTAACCGTCGCCCTATGCAAGTTTCAGAAACTTCAGAACTAAGTAAGAGTCTGCTGGTAACGGGATTTGCCTATGACCGTCGTGAAACTTCTGACAACAACTACGCAGAATTTTGTCATCTCACTCACCTGACCCAAGGAGTACGACGCAGCGGTGCAGCATCTGTTGATTTAGCTCACGTTGCCTGTGGGCGTCTCGATGGCTACTGGGAACGAGGCCTTTCTCCTTGGGATATTGCCGCAGGCATTATTATATTACGTGAAGCCGGAGGTAAAGTGACTGCATACGATGGCACTCCTATAAACCTGGAGTCAGGCAGGATTCTGGCAACAAATGGTTATATTCACGACAGTCTAAGTTGTGAACTGCAACAAGTTCCACCCTTGTCTGCTTGGAAGTAG
- a CDS encoding tetratricopeptide repeat protein codes for MKIYHALIAISVGVSIVLIQPQLAIAHNSNQVTGIALKVAAPSSSQYLDPELIIEQEGKTYPILTTVYRVEAPGKPYKENSIATVTKAEDFFTLGDEKFKQGDYKGATAAYTEAIRLNPNNGYAYTQRGIARASLKDYQGAIEDYTQALRIAPNHSIAYGGRGDARTSLGDQKGAIEDYTKALQINPNSEIDYRGRGNARYLLKDYQGAIEDYTQALRINPSDAISYSGRGDARASLGDYQGAIEDYTQALRIDPNYANTYFNRGNARYLLKDYQGAIEDYTQALRIDPNDAEAKKNRDRLKAKNVLNMYSAEQRFQITLFVSVLLCLVWIISISLHEFGHAIVAYWGGDKSVKQKGYLSLNPLKYINPFVSIILPGLFFLMGGFPLPGAAVYIERQHLRNRWWQSAVSAAGPLASFLVTLLLIVFFQVSLSWNFPYWLSAALAFFISLHFFFVLFNLMPFPPLDGYGIIEAWIPSQNIQAQLRNFALVGLIAIYILPWLIPPFGLFIAKPAFALTQMFGVPETLFLAGFELFNRWYCALLLGAVGVFALIRQPQSVWHFLGDVLFSLKMYKMALFAYNKAIDWAANARSWTHNQVWVKRDIVLEQLGRWEEALINYNKAIELKPDDAWFWNQRGWLLEKLERDEEALINYNKLIELKPDDVWYWKKCGQLLEKLERDEEALINYNKAIELMPDNAWVWNQRGWLLEKLKRDEEALINYNKAIELKPDDAWFWSQRGLLLKKLKRDEEALINYNKAIELKPDDAWFWSQRGLLLKKLKRDEEALINYNKAIELKPDDACFLVIRGIVLEQLERCDDALASYNKAIQLQQNYDFAWYHRSRMYALQGKVELAIENLQCAIELKPYQWRESAKTDSNFDKIRQHERFQQLIGNSDLV; via the coding sequence ATGAAAATTTACCACGCTCTCATAGCAATATCAGTTGGCGTATCGATTGTACTGATTCAGCCACAGTTGGCGATCGCACACAACTCAAATCAGGTAACTGGGATTGCTCTAAAAGTTGCAGCGCCAAGCAGCAGTCAATATCTCGATCCTGAATTGATTATTGAGCAAGAAGGCAAGACTTATCCTATACTCACTACTGTTTATCGAGTAGAAGCACCAGGCAAACCATATAAAGAAAATTCCATAGCCACAGTCACTAAAGCTGAGGACTTCTTTACTCTGGGTGACGAGAAGTTTAAGCAAGGAGACTATAAAGGTGCGACCGCTGCCTATACTGAAGCCATTCGCCTCAATCCCAACAATGGTTATGCCTACACTCAACGGGGAATTGCTCGTGCCAGCTTGAAAGACTATCAAGGGGCAATAGAGGATTATACCCAAGCCTTGCGAATAGCTCCCAACCATTCAATCGCCTATGGCGGGCGGGGGGATGCCCGTACTAGCTTGGGAGATCAAAAAGGGGCAATTGAAGACTATACTAAAGCTCTACAGATTAATCCCAACAGTGAAATCGACTATCGTGGACGCGGAAATGCTCGCTATCTTTTGAAAGACTATCAAGGAGCGATTGAGGATTATACCCAAGCTCTGCGAATCAATCCCAGCGATGCAATCTCTTATAGTGGGCGGGGGGATGCCCGTGCCAGCTTGGGAGACTATCAAGGAGCGATTGAAGATTACACCCAAGCTTTGCGAATCGATCCCAACTATGCCAACACCTACTTCAATCGGGGAAATGCTCGCTATCTTTTGAAAGACTATCAAGGAGCGATTGAGGATTACACCCAAGCCTTGCGAATCGATCCCAACGATGCAGAAGCTAAAAAAAATCGGGATCGTCTCAAGGCTAAGAATGTACTCAATATGTACAGTGCAGAACAAAGATTCCAAATTACTCTGTTTGTTTCCGTTCTTTTATGTTTAGTTTGGATAATCTCAATTAGTTTGCACGAATTTGGGCACGCGATTGTTGCTTATTGGGGTGGGGATAAGTCAGTCAAGCAAAAAGGATATTTAAGCCTCAATCCCCTCAAGTACATTAACCCGTTTGTGAGTATCATTTTGCCTGGTTTGTTCTTCCTTATGGGTGGTTTTCCCTTACCAGGAGCAGCGGTTTATATTGAACGCCAGCACTTACGCAATCGCTGGTGGCAAAGTGCAGTCTCAGCCGCAGGACCATTGGCTAGTTTTCTCGTTACCCTATTACTAATTGTTTTTTTCCAGGTTAGTTTGTCTTGGAATTTTCCATACTGGCTATCAGCTGCCTTGGCTTTTTTCATTAGCCTGCACTTTTTCTTCGTTCTATTCAACTTAATGCCCTTTCCTCCACTAGACGGTTACGGCATTATCGAAGCTTGGATTCCCAGTCAGAATATCCAAGCCCAGCTCAGAAATTTTGCCCTCGTGGGACTCATCGCCATTTACATATTGCCCTGGCTTATTCCGCCATTTGGTCTATTCATAGCTAAACCAGCCTTTGCGCTGACTCAAATGTTTGGCGTTCCAGAGACATTGTTCTTGGCTGGATTCGAGCTTTTCAACCGATGGTATTGTGCTTTGCTACTAGGTGCTGTAGGCGTTTTTGCCTTGATTCGTCAGCCACAGAGTGTATGGCATTTTCTCGGTGATGTGTTATTCAGCCTCAAAATGTATAAGATGGCACTCTTTGCTTACAACAAGGCAATTGACTGGGCAGCTAATGCCCGATCTTGGACTCATAACCAGGTTTGGGTTAAGCGAGATATTGTGCTGGAGCAACTGGGACGGTGGGAAGAAGCGCTCATCAATTACAACAAGGCAATTGAATTAAAACCTGATGATGCTTGGTTTTGGAATCAACGCGGTTGGCTGCTAGAGAAATTAGAACGCGATGAAGAAGCACTCATCAACTACAACAAGCTAATTGAATTAAAACCTGATGATGTCTGGTATTGGAAAAAATGCGGTCAGCTACTAGAGAAATTAGAACGTGATGAAGAAGCACTCATCAATTACAACAAAGCAATTGAATTAATGCCAGATAATGCCTGGGTTTGGAACCAACGCGGTTGGCTGCTAGAGAAATTAAAACGTGATGAAGAAGCACTCATCAATTACAACAAAGCAATTGAATTAAAACCTGATGATGCCTGGTTTTGGAGTCAACGTGGTTTGCTACTAAAGAAATTAAAACGCGATGAAGAAGCGCTCATCAATTACAACAAAGCAATTGAATTAAAACCTGATGATGCCTGGTTTTGGAGTCAACGTGGTTTGCTACTAAAGAAATTAAAACGCGATGAAGAAGCGCTCATCAATTACAACAAAGCAATTGAATTAAAACCTGATGATGCCTGTTTTTTGGTTATTCGAGGTATTGTGCTGGAGCAACTGGAACGGTGCGATGATGCTCTTGCTTCCTACAATAAGGCTATTCAATTACAGCAAAATTATGATTTTGCCTGGTATCACAGATCTCGCATGTATGCATTGCAAGGTAAGGTTGAACTGGCAATTGAGAACTTGCAATGCGCAATAGAATTGAAACCTTATCAATGGCGAGAATCAGCAAAAACTGACTCAAACTTTGACAAGATTCGTCAGCATGAACGTTTTCAACAACTAATTGGTAACTCTGATTTAGTCTAG
- a CDS encoding J domain-containing protein, translating into MSFKIERGLFKYDFIDHHAILCVPVDADVKEIRKRYLKIARHLHPDSCAAASNAEKQLASDLLSKLVNPAYEKLSQEKNRAEYMIVLSQMGKRLVQESASLELNTDVAKQLTATPNVENAYKIAIAKIAETQYNSLQQAVQIIGLISELNLVYLMRSAGKSIAAPPPAAQAKPNTGTPQVANKAAAAPSPPPAIPKEDSAVVLQYIRRSQELIAKNQLASAEVELRDALKLQPNNSHCHSLIGMVYLRQNRTTMAKVHFDRALQLDPNDETALAGKRKIEQISGQKPGSAKSTTTSTTTAKQPDKSEGGGLFGGLFGGKKK; encoded by the coding sequence ATGTCTTTCAAAATAGAACGTGGACTTTTTAAATATGATTTCATAGACCATCACGCAATTTTATGTGTTCCAGTTGATGCAGATGTGAAGGAAATCCGCAAACGCTATCTGAAAATCGCCCGTCATCTACACCCTGATAGCTGTGCTGCGGCTAGTAATGCTGAAAAACAGCTAGCTAGCGATTTATTGTCAAAGTTGGTGAACCCAGCCTATGAAAAACTTTCCCAAGAAAAAAATCGCGCCGAATACATGATAGTTCTGTCGCAAATGGGCAAGCGCTTAGTACAAGAATCTGCTTCGCTGGAACTAAACACCGATGTAGCAAAACAGCTAACGGCTACGCCTAATGTGGAAAACGCCTATAAAATTGCGATCGCTAAAATAGCAGAAACTCAATACAATTCTTTACAGCAAGCGGTGCAAATCATCGGTTTAATCAGCGAGTTGAATTTAGTGTACTTAATGCGGAGTGCGGGTAAATCAATCGCTGCACCGCCACCAGCAGCACAGGCCAAACCTAACACAGGTACACCACAGGTGGCTAATAAAGCTGCTGCTGCACCCTCTCCTCCTCCAGCGATACCGAAGGAAGACTCAGCTGTAGTTCTTCAATATATCCGCCGTTCCCAAGAGTTGATTGCCAAAAATCAACTCGCATCAGCGGAGGTAGAATTACGAGATGCTCTGAAACTACAGCCAAATAATAGTCATTGCCATAGCTTGATCGGAATGGTCTATTTGAGGCAAAATCGAACCACGATGGCAAAAGTTCATTTTGACCGCGCCCTGCAATTAGACCCCAATGACGAAACAGCGTTAGCGGGGAAACGCAAAATTGAACAGATTTCGGGGCAAAAACCCGGTAGTGCGAAGTCTACGACGACGTCAACTACTACGGCTAAGCAACCAGATAAATCTGAGGGTGGCGGTTTGTTTGGTGGTTTGTTTGGTGGAAAGAAAAAGTAA
- a CDS encoding ATP phosphoribosyltransferase regulatory subunit, with protein sequence MVYQPPAGARDLLPLDVAQKRWIEERLQQVFHRWGYHRIITSTLERMDTLMAGGAIPRSAVLQLQNAEDEELGLRPELTASIARTAVTRMAGVTYPQRLYYNTNVFQRMPDYRRNQPQEFYQAGVELLGGGGLAADAEVLLLVADCLQALSLDRWHLILGEAGITRSLLEAFPANIRNQVRNAIAHLDRITIDNLPLTEELRSRAITILDLRGNSADVLEKVSSLGLDTPQQEAVNNLKSLIELLENQENFPLILDLSLIQTFDYYTGISFEVVSDTEAGARVLGRGGRYDQLLGLYHPQGENIPGIGFTFFIEDLYQSISSSQQLPQNTPASNWLVVAESNSAYTAAFAYAQKLRNSTQLVRVEMDLGRRDAEAIRQYARDRHIAQIAWVKADGSTNIESVT encoded by the coding sequence ATGGTTTATCAACCACCAGCGGGAGCCAGGGATTTATTACCCTTAGATGTAGCTCAAAAACGCTGGATAGAAGAAAGGTTACAGCAGGTATTTCACCGTTGGGGATACCACAGAATTATCACCTCAACGCTAGAGCGGATGGATACGCTGATGGCGGGGGGTGCAATTCCGCGCTCAGCAGTGCTTCAATTGCAAAATGCTGAAGATGAAGAATTAGGTCTGCGTCCGGAACTAACGGCGTCTATTGCACGTACGGCTGTAACTCGCATGGCAGGGGTTACTTATCCGCAACGCCTGTATTACAATACTAATGTTTTCCAGCGCATGCCCGATTATCGGCGTAATCAACCGCAGGAATTCTATCAAGCTGGGGTAGAATTATTAGGCGGTGGTGGCTTAGCTGCTGATGCAGAAGTGCTGCTTCTAGTTGCAGACTGTTTGCAAGCACTCTCGCTCGATCGCTGGCATTTAATTTTGGGCGAGGCGGGAATTACCCGATCGCTGTTAGAAGCGTTTCCTGCTAACATCCGCAATCAAGTCCGGAATGCGATCGCCCATCTCGACCGAATTACCATAGATAATTTACCCCTAACTGAAGAATTGCGCTCCCGCGCTATAACCATTCTAGATTTGCGTGGCAACAGCGCTGATGTGTTGGAAAAAGTCAGCAGCCTGGGTTTAGATACCCCCCAGCAAGAAGCGGTAAATAACCTCAAATCTTTAATAGAATTACTGGAAAATCAGGAAAATTTCCCACTCATCCTTGACCTCAGCTTGATCCAAACCTTTGACTACTACACTGGAATCTCTTTTGAAGTAGTCAGTGATACTGAAGCCGGAGCGCGAGTATTAGGGCGGGGTGGTCGTTATGACCAACTTTTAGGGCTGTATCATCCCCAAGGTGAGAATATACCTGGAATCGGGTTTACTTTTTTTATTGAAGATTTATACCAATCTATCTCGTCTTCTCAGCAATTACCGCAAAATACACCAGCTAGTAACTGGTTGGTTGTCGCAGAAAGCAATAGTGCATACACTGCTGCTTTTGCCTACGCTCAAAAACTCCGCAACTCTACCCAGCTGGTGCGGGTAGAAATGGATTTGGGAAGACGGGACGCTGAAGCAATCCGGCAATATGCACGCGATCGCCACATCGCCCAAATTGCTTGGGTTAAAGCTGATGGCTCCACAAACATTGAGTCAGTAACATAG